One segment of Ignavibacteria bacterium DNA contains the following:
- a CDS encoding TonB-dependent receptor, whose amino-acid sequence MRRLSPLFALLLSSASVCSAFVVDSTRVDTIPTRPTVVVTASRVPLELSNVARTVDVMHAHDLQRLPVRSIQDALVFVPGVDLRTRGPYGAQSDVSIRGGSYEQTTMLLNGMRLTDPQTGHHQLNLPLAPLDIDRIEVVKGGASRLFGPGAMDGVVNIIPRIPTASSSTGSVIGGDFGYLEGRASAALLTGDVHNVLSGQYVKHNGYRQSTDLKLGSAFLSGGLTTAETTVNWLGGIVDKSFGAGLFYSPRFPDAWEHTLTWLAGLRVATPLSEIWTMSVAGLYRTNTDEFLLKRDDPAFYRNTHTTHSATVTALVTGTYSFATLTLGAEGGADNIVSSNLGDHDRVRGGVSAEIRAPLTSDVFATVGANITGFSDRTPGVGYGADLQWRPTVDLRVFATVNRSFRIPTYTELYYKDPTTRGNAALLPEHAITAELGGSVLVENIEFRASGFIRNGRDLIDYVLDTGNIYVAENIESVDIQGIEGVVTIPVQRLWNASPLTMLQWTVNFASVESTANAQTRYTRDQLRWQSIIRADVTMPLDVLCTFTVRIVERYTDGVMRSIGDLRLQRAFGGVRILAEASNLWNTSMIEAGWVPIAPRWFRAGIEASIY is encoded by the coding sequence ATGCGCAGACTATCACCACTTTTCGCGCTTCTCCTATCGTCTGCTTCTGTGTGTTCCGCCTTTGTTGTTGATTCAACAAGGGTGGACACCATCCCAACACGTCCAACGGTGGTTGTCACCGCATCACGCGTCCCACTGGAACTCAGCAACGTGGCACGTACCGTGGATGTGATGCATGCCCACGATCTTCAGCGTCTGCCGGTACGCAGTATCCAAGATGCACTTGTCTTTGTCCCGGGTGTAGACTTACGCACACGTGGACCATACGGCGCTCAATCGGACGTTTCCATTCGTGGTGGATCGTATGAGCAGACAACAATGCTCTTGAATGGTATGCGCCTAACCGATCCGCAAACGGGTCATCATCAGTTGAATCTGCCATTGGCCCCCTTAGACATTGATCGGATAGAGGTGGTGAAAGGGGGCGCATCTCGACTCTTTGGTCCGGGTGCAATGGACGGTGTGGTGAATATCATTCCACGGATACCTACGGCATCATCGTCAACAGGTTCGGTGATCGGCGGAGACTTCGGATATCTGGAAGGTCGTGCATCTGCTGCGCTTCTCACAGGAGATGTTCACAACGTGCTTTCCGGACAATACGTGAAACACAATGGATATCGTCAGTCCACCGACCTCAAACTCGGCTCGGCGTTTTTGAGCGGCGGTCTGACAACCGCTGAAACAACAGTGAACTGGTTGGGTGGCATCGTTGATAAGAGCTTTGGTGCGGGGTTGTTTTATTCTCCTCGCTTTCCGGATGCTTGGGAGCACACGCTTACATGGTTGGCCGGTCTGCGGGTTGCAACGCCCCTTTCAGAAATCTGGACTATGAGCGTAGCTGGACTCTACAGAACGAACACCGATGAATTCCTCCTCAAGAGAGATGATCCGGCGTTCTACCGTAACACACACACTACGCACTCAGCCACGGTTACTGCCCTTGTAACTGGAACCTACTCGTTCGCAACACTCACGTTAGGGGCAGAAGGCGGAGCAGACAACATCGTCAGCTCCAACCTTGGCGACCACGATCGCGTGCGCGGAGGTGTGTCCGCTGAGATCCGTGCACCTTTGACGTCAGATGTCTTTGCTACGGTTGGTGCCAACATCACGGGCTTCAGCGACCGTACCCCCGGCGTTGGATATGGCGCGGATCTGCAGTGGCGTCCTACAGTAGACCTTAGGGTTTTCGCTACTGTGAATCGCTCCTTCCGCATCCCAACGTACACAGAGCTCTACTACAAGGATCCAACAACGCGCGGCAATGCAGCGCTGCTTCCTGAGCATGCGATCACAGCAGAACTTGGTGGCAGCGTATTGGTCGAGAACATTGAGTTTCGTGCATCGGGTTTCATACGCAATGGACGTGATCTTATCGACTACGTACTGGATACCGGAAACATCTATGTGGCTGAGAACATTGAGTCAGTAGATATCCAAGGGATAGAAGGTGTTGTAACGATCCCCGTGCAACGTCTGTGGAATGCATCGCCCCTTACCATGCTTCAGTGGACCGTGAACTTTGCATCCGTGGAATCAACGGCCAATGCTCAAACCCGCTATACACGTGATCAACTTCGGTGGCAGAGCATCATCCGAGCAGATGTTACGATGCCACTGGACGTTTTGTGTACGTTCACTGTGCGAATCGTAGAGCGCTATACAGATGGCGTAATGCGGAGTATCGGTGATCTCCGACTTCAACGTGCTTTTGGCGGCGTTCGCATTCTTGCCGAGGCATCCAATCTTTGGAACACCTCCATGATCGAGGCCGGATGGGTGCCGATCGCACCACGTTGGTTCAGGGCCGGTATCGAAGCGTCGATCTACTAA
- a CDS encoding deoxyhypusine synthase family protein produces MQRGPISQFIEKNYLHFNAAALVDAAKGYETHLAEGGKMMVTLAGAMSTAELGISLAEMIRQDKVQIISCTGANLEEDIMNLVARSHYKRVPNYRDLSPQDEWDLLEGGFNRVTDTCIPEEEAFRRIQKHIFKQWKNAQDAGERYLPHEYMYKMLLSKEMEQYYEIDPKNSWMLAAAEKNLPIICPGWEDSTMGNIFASYCIKGELVSTTMKSGIDYMMWLTEWYRANSTGKGVGFFQIGGGIAGDFPICVVPMMYQDLEWHDVPFWSYFCQISDSTTSYGSYSGAVPNEKITWGKLDINTPKFIIESDATIVAPLIFAWLLGQ; encoded by the coding sequence ATGCAACGCGGACCTATCTCACAGTTCATCGAAAAGAACTACCTACACTTCAACGCAGCAGCCTTGGTGGATGCAGCCAAGGGGTATGAAACCCACCTTGCCGAAGGCGGCAAGATGATGGTGACCCTTGCCGGTGCCATGAGCACAGCCGAGCTGGGCATCTCCCTCGCAGAAATGATCCGCCAGGACAAGGTGCAGATCATCTCTTGTACCGGTGCCAACCTTGAAGAAGACATCATGAATCTTGTAGCGCGCTCGCACTACAAACGGGTTCCGAACTATCGAGACCTGTCTCCACAGGATGAATGGGACCTTCTTGAAGGGGGCTTCAACCGTGTAACAGATACATGCATCCCGGAAGAAGAAGCATTCCGAAGGATCCAGAAGCACATCTTCAAGCAGTGGAAGAATGCACAAGATGCCGGAGAACGCTATCTGCCACATGAATACATGTACAAGATGCTGCTCAGCAAGGAAATGGAGCAGTATTATGAGATCGATCCAAAGAACTCGTGGATGCTTGCCGCAGCCGAGAAGAACCTCCCCATCATCTGTCCGGGGTGGGAAGACTCCACTATGGGCAACATCTTTGCCTCCTACTGCATCAAGGGCGAGCTTGTTTCGACCACGATGAAGAGTGGCATCGACTACATGATGTGGCTCACCGAATGGTATCGTGCGAACTCAACGGGCAAAGGCGTGGGCTTCTTCCAGATCGGTGGCGGTATCGCCGGCGATTTCCCGATCTGCGTTGTTCCGATGATGTATCAAGACCTCGAATGGCACGATGTGCCGTTCTGGTCGTACTTCTGCCAGATCTCGGATAGCACCACATCCTATGGATCGTATTCAGGTGCTGTACCGAACGAGAAGATCACATGGGGTAAGCTCGACATCAATACACCGAAGTTCATCATCGAGTCCGATGCCACCATCGTTGCTCCTCTGATCTTCGCCTGGTTGTTGGGTCAATAG
- a CDS encoding AI-2E family transporter yields the protein MDIVQPWQRLVAISSLLLAIVAGGFILHTLNGILLPFVLAGFLSMVFKPLVHKLRAWRVPFPLVMLTVMLIAAGSLWLIYLIISLGVEQFASTSDYYLQQLKTVTSDIEHSVGSLMRTVGGKGSFKLGSLLTPESATNFATGQVGTLLTIVSDGVMVLLYLLFMLGASEAFPGKIASAFRGERATVVLQLFETLNTRVRTYLVMKTVFNLINAVIAYIILLAFDVDFAPLIALLTFLFHYIPNIGSLFTTILPAFVYLLQTGSVPQALILALILVVIQNIIGNVIEPKVMGDRLELSPVVVLFSLLFWGWMWGIVGMILSIPIMSALKALLETIPSTRPLAILMGSGATPTVVTPPTP from the coding sequence ATGGACATCGTTCAACCTTGGCAACGACTTGTTGCCATCTCCTCACTCCTTCTGGCTATTGTAGCCGGCGGGTTCATCCTGCATACGCTCAATGGCATTCTTTTGCCATTTGTTCTGGCCGGATTCCTGTCAATGGTCTTCAAACCGCTGGTGCACAAGCTTCGAGCCTGGCGAGTCCCGTTTCCCCTTGTTATGCTCACGGTGATGCTCATTGCCGCCGGATCCTTATGGCTTATCTATCTCATCATCTCCCTCGGCGTTGAGCAATTCGCGTCTACCTCCGATTACTACCTCCAGCAATTGAAGACCGTCACCTCTGATATTGAACACTCGGTAGGTTCACTCATGCGAACGGTAGGGGGCAAGGGGTCCTTCAAACTCGGAAGTCTTCTTACGCCGGAGTCGGCAACGAATTTTGCAACGGGACAGGTAGGCACGCTCCTTACCATTGTGAGCGACGGAGTGATGGTGTTGCTGTACCTGCTCTTCATGCTCGGCGCGAGCGAAGCATTTCCCGGCAAGATCGCTTCGGCTTTTCGTGGCGAGCGGGCAACTGTTGTTCTGCAGCTCTTTGAAACGCTGAATACACGCGTCCGCACGTACCTCGTGATGAAGACGGTCTTTAATCTCATCAATGCGGTTATTGCCTACATCATTCTTCTTGCATTCGACGTCGATTTCGCCCCCTTGATTGCACTGCTCACCTTCCTGTTTCATTACATACCCAACATCGGTTCACTGTTCACAACGATCCTCCCGGCATTCGTGTACCTTCTGCAGACCGGAAGCGTTCCGCAGGCATTGATACTCGCGTTGATCCTTGTTGTGATCCAGAACATCATCGGCAACGTGATCGAACCAAAGGTGATGGGCGATCGCTTGGAGCTAAGTCCAGTAGTTGTTCTCTTCTCCCTTCTCTTCTGGGGCTGGATGTGGGGCATTGTTGGAATGATCCTTTCGATCCCGATCATGTCTGCCCTGAAGGCACTGCTAGAGACAATTCCATCTACAAGGCCACTAGCGATCCTCATGGGGTCCGGGGCAACACCGACGGTCGTTACTCCACCTACACCGTAA
- a CDS encoding ATP-binding cassette domain-containing protein, translating into MRIEVRNVTVSYDGIPALNDASLTIDGSGVVMLTGPTGAGKTTLLRLLYGDLLPTQGTVLIDDAPTASLRPSQKRAIRRRQGIVQQNCKLVSDYSVFDNVLMPYALAGLSKADATRECLGLLADMNISYVRHKFPHQLSGGERHLVALARAIATKPEILIADEPTGTLDDVTSASVAKTLRYCVEGGMALVISTHSSGLVSAFPEATICSINDGVIKIHDPQIQETIA; encoded by the coding sequence ATGCGAATTGAAGTCCGTAACGTGACCGTATCCTATGACGGTATCCCGGCACTCAACGATGCCTCGTTGACCATTGACGGAAGCGGCGTTGTGATGCTCACGGGGCCTACCGGAGCCGGTAAGACAACACTCCTGCGTCTGTTGTATGGAGACCTGTTACCAACACAGGGCACAGTACTCATCGATGATGCGCCGACGGCATCACTGCGCCCTTCACAAAAGCGCGCCATTCGCAGACGTCAGGGCATCGTTCAGCAGAACTGCAAACTTGTCTCCGACTATTCTGTCTTTGACAACGTTCTCATGCCCTATGCACTAGCAGGTCTCTCAAAGGCCGATGCAACGAGGGAGTGTCTCGGACTGCTGGCAGACATGAACATCAGCTATGTCCGACACAAGTTCCCCCATCAATTGTCCGGCGGAGAACGTCACCTCGTTGCCCTTGCACGAGCCATCGCCACCAAACCCGAGATCCTCATCGCCGATGAACCCACCGGTACGCTTGATGACGTTACCAGTGCAAGTGTGGCCAAGACCCTCCGATACTGTGTTGAAGGTGGAATGGCCCTTGTGATATCCACGCACAGCAGCGGGCTTGTGTCTGCGTTCCCCGAAGCAACGATCTGCTCGATCAATGACGGAGTTATCAAGATCCACGATCCACAGATCCAGGAGACAATCGCATGA
- the dapB gene encoding 4-hydroxy-tetrahydrodipicolinate reductase produces the protein MTRIALIGYGAMGHEIERLAPSLGCDVTRIFDEHRPLTVDGPNEFDVAIDFTQPDAVLQNVRTLCAMKKSIVIGTTGWYDHLAEVRGLVESAQIGCVWGSNFSVGVQMFLRIVRAAAIMAHDEPSYDVMVHEWHHHRKKDSPSGTALTVANVILDEMLRKDHIVSETQHGKIDPSALHVTSTRGGEVVGKHVVVLDSAFDSIDIVHNAKNRSGFAHGSLVAANWIADKKGFYDFSEVFPQITESRS, from the coding sequence ATGACGCGGATCGCTCTTATCGGCTATGGAGCCATGGGTCATGAGATCGAACGGCTCGCCCCCTCCCTTGGATGTGATGTGACGAGGATCTTTGATGAACATCGACCGCTCACGGTAGATGGTCCCAACGAATTCGATGTAGCGATAGATTTCACTCAACCGGACGCCGTCCTTCAGAATGTTCGTACCCTCTGTGCTATGAAGAAGTCCATTGTGATCGGCACAACGGGCTGGTACGATCACCTTGCAGAGGTTAGGGGGCTAGTTGAATCCGCCCAGATCGGATGTGTATGGGGCTCGAATTTTAGCGTCGGCGTCCAAATGTTCCTACGCATCGTGCGGGCCGCGGCGATCATGGCACACGATGAACCCTCGTACGACGTTATGGTACACGAGTGGCACCACCACCGCAAGAAAGACAGTCCAAGTGGCACTGCACTTACAGTTGCCAATGTCATCCTTGATGAAATGTTGCGTAAGGACCATATCGTGAGCGAGACACAACACGGAAAGATCGACCCATCGGCGCTGCATGTTACGTCAACCAGAGGCGGTGAGGTGGTTGGCAAACACGTTGTGGTGCTCGATAGTGCCTTTGACTCCATTGACATCGTTCACAATGCAAAGAACAGAAGCGGATTTGCTCATGGTTCGCTTGTTGCAGCCAATTGGATAGCAGACAAGAAGGGCTTCTACGATTTCTCTGAGGTATTTCCTCAGATAACCGAGAGTCGGTCATGA
- a CDS encoding EVE domain-containing protein: MKYWLVKSEPEVYSWDQFVKDKRTFWDGIRNYQARNNMREMDKGDQVIFYHSGDERSAVGIAEVVKTAYQDPTTEDEAWVVVDLKPVRPLKNPVTLATIKSTKGFENIALVKQGRLSVLPLTKKEFELIQNSEE; the protein is encoded by the coding sequence ATGAAGTACTGGCTCGTGAAATCCGAACCGGAGGTTTACTCCTGGGACCAGTTTGTGAAGGATAAGAGAACATTCTGGGACGGCATTCGGAACTATCAAGCTCGCAACAACATGCGCGAGATGGACAAGGGCGACCAAGTGATCTTCTATCATTCCGGAGATGAACGTTCAGCTGTAGGGATCGCCGAGGTGGTCAAGACCGCCTACCAAGACCCCACAACAGAGGATGAAGCCTGGGTGGTTGTTGATCTCAAACCCGTACGTCCCCTCAAGAATCCTGTCACGCTTGCAACCATAAAATCCACAAAGGGATTTGAGAACATCGCCCTGGTAAAGCAAGGGAGATTAAGCGTGTTGCCGTTGACGAAGAAAGAGTTTGAGTTAATTCAGAACAGCGAAGAGTGA
- the dnaA gene encoding chromosomal replication initiator protein DnaA, with the protein MGRSTAHLGASDAEGLWSQCLGIIRDNVSDQVFKTWFEKMRPIKWDGIQLTLELPSHFFYEWIEQHYASLLQKTVQKVLGPKAKLQFEVLVDEGASTPEKRTVKLPGLRGASQPSLPFSESKVSQPKTGPTAHYPTYFNPRYTFENFIRGENNQLATSAAIAVADNPGGTKFNPLVIYGPTGLGKTHLVQAIGNRVLQRNPNARVLYTNSEKFTMEYINAIQTNKIPDFTNFYRGVDVLIVDDIQFLGGKEKTQDMFFHTFNALHQDGRQLILTSDKQPKDLADLDERLISRFQWGLTTDIQPPDLETRIAILQQKSMEEGMDLPGDILEYVGRHVTSSVRELEGCLISLLAKVSLDNRELTIELAKEVVRGVSNSASSRTMTIDDIKKEVSAYYNLDQALLSAKTRKHEIVLARQMCMYLSKQLTQTSLKSIGMHFGGRDHTTVLHSCQQILNYIDTDKKVRQDVEFLKKALRG; encoded by the coding sequence ATGGGCCGGAGCACTGCACACCTCGGCGCGTCGGATGCAGAAGGACTCTGGTCTCAATGCTTAGGCATCATACGCGATAACGTTTCCGATCAGGTATTCAAGACCTGGTTCGAGAAGATGCGTCCGATTAAGTGGGACGGTATCCAACTCACCTTGGAACTCCCGAGCCATTTCTTCTACGAGTGGATCGAACAGCACTATGCATCGCTTCTCCAAAAGACTGTTCAAAAGGTCCTTGGTCCGAAAGCAAAACTGCAGTTTGAAGTCCTTGTTGATGAAGGGGCTTCCACACCGGAGAAACGCACGGTGAAACTCCCCGGCCTGCGTGGCGCAAGTCAGCCGTCACTTCCGTTCTCTGAATCAAAGGTTTCGCAGCCGAAGACCGGCCCAACAGCTCACTACCCAACGTATTTCAATCCTCGCTATACGTTCGAGAACTTCATTCGCGGAGAGAACAATCAACTCGCAACGTCGGCCGCTATCGCAGTGGCAGACAATCCGGGCGGAACGAAGTTCAATCCACTGGTGATCTACGGTCCAACAGGACTTGGGAAGACGCACCTTGTGCAGGCCATTGGTAATCGAGTTCTCCAGCGCAATCCCAATGCACGTGTACTCTATACGAACTCAGAGAAGTTCACGATGGAGTATATCAATGCGATCCAGACGAATAAGATCCCTGACTTCACGAATTTTTATCGTGGAGTGGACGTACTGATCGTTGATGATATCCAGTTCCTGGGTGGTAAGGAAAAGACGCAGGATATGTTCTTCCATACCTTCAATGCCCTGCATCAAGATGGACGTCAGCTTATCCTTACCAGTGATAAGCAACCAAAGGATCTCGCGGACTTGGATGAACGACTTATCTCGCGTTTCCAATGGGGCTTGACCACAGACATTCAGCCCCCTGACCTCGAAACGCGGATCGCCATCCTTCAGCAGAAGAGCATGGAAGAAGGCATGGACCTTCCGGGCGACATCCTTGAATATGTTGGCAGACACGTAACATCAAGCGTTCGTGAACTAGAAGGCTGCCTGATTTCACTCCTCGCCAAGGTCTCGCTCGATAATCGTGAACTCACGATCGAACTAGCAAAGGAAGTTGTTCGCGGTGTGTCGAACTCTGCATCATCGCGGACCATGACCATCGACGATATCAAGAAGGAAGTGTCGGCCTATTACAACCTCGACCAAGCACTTCTCTCCGCAAAGACCCGCAAACACGAGATCGTCCTTGCACGCCAGATGTGCATGTACCTCTCCAAGCAACTCACGCAAACGTCGCTCAAGAGCATCGGCATGCACTTCGGCGGTCGTGATCATACTACGGTCCTGCACTCCTGCCAGCAGATCCTTAACTACATCGACACGGATAAAAAGGTCCGCCAAGATGTGGAGTTCTTGAAGAAGGCGCTGCGAGGGTAA
- the tatC gene encoding twin-arginine translocase subunit TatC, with amino-acid sequence MSETAEPNAKVGHEMGFLDHLEELRSRLFKAVVGILIGCVIVGFYGDEVMNIILLRPALEANVKLQNIEPFGQAFLYFKVIFLCGIILAFPWVLYQVWGFVAPGLYMTERKWAGRITVITSLCFLAGVAFGYFLLVPSMMSYVSQFANPNIENNIAVGNYFSFLVNMLLASGLIFELPMVTFVLARVGVVSAKLMSTYRRHSIVVILILAAVITPSPDPVSQLMVAVPLWILFEISVVIARFANPKPKP; translated from the coding sequence ATGTCAGAAACGGCAGAACCGAACGCAAAGGTTGGACACGAAATGGGATTTCTCGATCATCTCGAGGAATTGCGTTCCCGTTTGTTCAAAGCAGTAGTAGGCATTCTGATCGGCTGTGTGATCGTTGGGTTCTATGGCGACGAAGTGATGAACATCATCCTTCTTCGGCCTGCACTTGAAGCCAACGTAAAACTTCAAAACATCGAACCGTTCGGTCAGGCCTTCCTATACTTCAAAGTGATCTTCCTTTGTGGGATCATTCTCGCGTTTCCGTGGGTGTTGTATCAGGTATGGGGCTTTGTGGCACCGGGGTTGTACATGACAGAGCGGAAGTGGGCTGGACGGATCACCGTGATCACGTCTCTGTGCTTCCTAGCGGGCGTGGCGTTTGGGTACTTCCTTCTCGTTCCCAGCATGATGTCCTATGTGTCACAGTTCGCCAATCCGAACATTGAGAACAACATCGCTGTTGGCAACTACTTCAGCTTCCTCGTGAACATGCTCCTGGCTTCCGGACTGATCTTTGAACTGCCGATGGTGACCTTTGTGCTAGCGCGCGTTGGTGTTGTCTCGGCGAAGCTCATGTCCACCTATCGCAGACATTCAATCGTTGTCATCCTCATCCTGGCAGCCGTCATCACACCTTCACCGGACCCAGTCTCGCAGCTCATGGTAGCTGTTCCGCTTTGGATCCTATTCGAGATCAGTGTGGTGATAGCGAGATTTGCCAATCCGAAACCCAAACCATGA
- a CDS encoding polyprenyl synthetase family protein yields MNATSIKDISASVSSELEQFDGYLREQMRSKAALLDTVIRYILRQRGKRVRPALVFLAAGACGGITDRAYVGAAMVELLHTATLVHDDVVDQADERRGMASINAVWKNKVAVLVGDFFLSKGLLIAVHSNEFDYLRVTSEAVRRMSEGELLQIQKSRQKTLDEETYFKIISDKTASLISTCCEIGAISASTDPAIRAALSQFGELTGLAFQIRDDVLDYTSRSSILGKPVGNDIREGKITLPLLYAAKNAPASEAKAAIKIVKSKRGNRKDIDAVQKFVATYEGTKLAQEKATELQQQAVSSLVILPESVFKTALIDFAHFVVTRTS; encoded by the coding sequence ATGAACGCCACGTCGATCAAAGACATCAGCGCCTCTGTTTCGTCTGAGCTTGAACAGTTCGACGGGTATCTGCGCGAGCAGATGCGCTCAAAGGCAGCCTTGCTCGATACGGTGATCCGCTACATCCTTCGTCAACGTGGCAAACGTGTCCGCCCGGCACTGGTCTTCCTTGCCGCCGGCGCATGTGGCGGTATCACAGACCGCGCCTACGTTGGTGCGGCAATGGTTGAGTTACTGCATACCGCAACACTTGTTCACGACGATGTAGTGGATCAGGCCGATGAGCGCCGTGGAATGGCGTCCATCAATGCTGTATGGAAAAACAAGGTAGCCGTTCTTGTTGGAGATTTCTTTCTCTCCAAGGGGCTCCTCATCGCCGTTCACAGCAATGAATTCGATTATCTGCGCGTTACCAGCGAAGCAGTACGCAGAATGAGCGAAGGCGAATTGCTTCAGATCCAGAAGAGCAGACAAAAGACATTGGACGAAGAGACGTACTTCAAGATCATCTCCGATAAAACAGCGTCACTCATCTCCACCTGCTGCGAGATCGGCGCAATATCGGCCTCTACAGACCCCGCCATTCGAGCTGCCCTTTCTCAGTTCGGCGAACTGACAGGCCTTGCCTTCCAGATCCGAGACGACGTATTGGACTATACCTCCAGGAGCAGCATTCTCGGTAAGCCTGTTGGAAACGATATCCGCGAAGGCAAGATCACACTGCCACTGCTCTACGCTGCGAAGAACGCTCCTGCCTCCGAAGCGAAGGCAGCTATCAAGATCGTGAAGTCCAAACGCGGCAATCGAAAGGATATCGATGCCGTACAGAAGTTCGTAGCAACGTATGAGGGAACGAAACTGGCGCAGGAAAAGGCAACGGAGTTGCAACAACAGGCGGTCTCGTCCCTCGTCATTCTCCCCGAATCCGTTTTCAAGACGGCTCTCATTGACTTTGCTCATTTTGTTGTCACACGTACGTCGTGA